The genomic window CTGTCCGGTGGCGTTGCGTTCTGGGTAGGCGATGAGCCGGCCCTTGCGGATGAGCGCGCGACCGGAAACCTGGCCGCCGGTGAAGTCCACGATCCACGCGCCAGGACCCGCAAGCTCCGGCAGGGTGATGGTCTCGCGATGACGCAGGATCGGGGCCTGGGCATAGGAGATGCGGCGCTCGTGATGTGGCACAAGCCCGTCGAGATCGATGCCTACCTCCGGCTCCACGCCTTGGTTTGCGAGGTGGGCCGGCAGGTCCAGTTCGTAGATGCGGATGAGGAGGTCCGGGGTGTTCTTGAGATCCAGCGTGAGAGCGACGGCGGCATCGGCGGAGAGTTGGACAGGCGCGTTTTTCGCGACGGCGATTTCCGCCTCCTCCTGAAGCGAATTGAATTCCGAGGGATCCAGCAACTTCCCCCACACCGCCGGGTCTCCGCCACCGAGCAGGCGGGCGCGGGCGTGGATGGGTTTGAGGAACATCTCCTCGATGAAGGGAGCGAAATCGGCGGCGGAGTCCGAGCTGCTGAGGAAATGATGGAGATATTCATTCACCACCCGGTTGTCGTTGTCGACCGTCCCGCAGCCGGTGGCGGAGGAAAAATCCGAAGCCAGGTCGATTTCCTCCTCCGCGGACCGATCCTGATGCTTGAAGAAATTCATTTTCGAGATCCGCCGTGGCAGGGAGATGTAAGCGAGGAAATCCTCCTTGGGGAAATTTCCCATCTCCGCCTGCAGCCGGAGGTGATGGAACAGCACATGGGCCTTCAGCGAATTCAAAGCGGGCGGCAAGGTGATCACGAAGTCGCGGCACCTCCGCAGATGTCCGGCATGTGCCTGGGGATCGCTCGAGAAATCCGTCTCCGCTCCGGGACGGAGCTTGCCGAGGTAGGCGACGCAGAAGGACTCGTTCTGTTTGAGATCCGGGTGCAAGACCAGCAGGGCTTTCAATTGCTCCGCGGTGAGCCGGGACGACAGATCATCCGCAGAAGAGAATGTCTCGTTCAACGAGAGCATGCGATCCATGAGGGGCACCACGCCCGGCAGATCGGCGCGACCGATGTTTTCGAAAAACCAGCGGATCTTGGTTTCATCGAACTTCTCCACGTTCTCCAACTCACGCAGCAGGCGTCCGCCCTTGTATTGTTCATAGGGAGCTTCCGGATTCTCCCCGAGTGTGGCTTTTTCAAACGCTGCTTCCGTAATGAGGGCGGGATCAACCCTGGTAGGCAGGTTTTCCGCGGCGGCGGCCGCATCCGGCCGCGTGTCGGTGAAGACAAGGCCCAGTTTCCGGATAAGCTCCGCACGGGAGCCGTCGGGATTTTTCGCATACTCCTTGAGCATTCCGCGATTGGAGAGAGCCTCAAGCCCCTCGGAAGAAACCGGGTTCTCCTCACGCTCCGCAGCCGCCTTCCATTCCGACATCGTCTTGCGGAACTCCCCCTCACGCCCGGCGAGCTGATGATCGAGAGCCGTGTAAAAATACGCGGTCCGGGTGCCGGGGACCAGGGTCGTCAGGGCGGTGGCACGCGTCTCGGGATCGGCGAACCGCTCCCGGAAGAGTTCGTCCTGTGCGTTCAGCGGCACGCATGCGAGGAAGAAGCAGATGAGGTGATTTCTCATGGGTAATCTCTAGATCCTCCGGGACACAGGGGAAAGCAAGAAGTCGAAACACGGCGTTAAACCTGTTAGATCGATCCCTTTCCCGGGATTCAGCGGATGTGTCATGTTCCATTCGAAATACAACATGGAAAAGTCTTGCCATCCCGCGAGATTCCGCTATTGCGTCGCCGCGCACGCTGTTTCCAGCGTCGAGGGTCTCACGAATGACCCGCCCTTTTCCGGTCTTCATCGATGAGAGATTGTTTGAGGTCACTCCAACCGCTCATCGACACCGCCCGCCGCCCACGAAGGGACGAGGCAGGCATTTCAAAAACAACATGACCCCGAATCAATTCGAGGCGTTGCCATTGGCCGCGCCCCTCCAACGTGTTTTGCGCGAGCTGAACTACACCACTCCGTCCCCCATCCAGGCCCAGGCCATTCCGATCCTGCTCGAAGGCCGCGACCTCCTCGGTTGCGCCCAGACCGGCACCGGAAAAACCGCGAGTTTCGCGCTGCCCATCCTGCACGCCATCAATGAACGGCCCAAGCAGGTCAAGCCGCGCCAGTGCCGCACGCTCGTGCTGGCACCGACACGCGAACTGGCCGGCCAGGTGGGCAAGAGCTTCAGCACCTATGGCGCGCACATCCGCTTCAAGCAGACGCTCATCTACGGCGGCGTGGGCCAGAACCCGCAGGTCTCCGCGATGCGCGGAGGCGTGGACGTGCTTGTCGCCACACCGGGCCGCCTCATCGACCTCATCGAGCAACGGGCAGTGGACCTCTCCGGCGTCGAGTTCTTCGTGCTGGATGAAGTGGACCGCATGCTCGACATGGGATTCGCCCGCGACGTGAAGAAGATCGTCTCCCTGCTCCCGCCGTACCGCCAATCGCTGTTCTTCTCCGCGACCCTGGCACCGACCATTGTGGAGCTCGCCCACACCATCCTGCGCAATCCCTCGCGCGTCACCATTGATCCCGGCACCACCACCGCCGAGCGCATCGACCACCAGGTGTGCTTCCTCGATCGGGAAAACAAGCGTCATCTGCTGGAACAACTGCTGCGCGGCCAGGCGGAAGCCACGGAAGGCAAGCTCACCATCGTCTTCAGCCGCACCAAGCACGGCGCGAACAAGCTGGCGAAGAGTCTCTGCGAGGCCGGTTTCCCATCGGAAGCCATCCACGGCAACAAGTCCCAGGCACAGCGCGAGAAAGCCTTGGAAAAATTCAAGAAAGGCCTCACCCCGGTCCTCGTCGCCACCGACGTCGCGGCCCGTGGTGTGGACGTGAAAGACGTCGGTCTCGTGGTGAATTTCGACCTGCCGAACGAGCCGGAAGCCTACGTCCACCGCATCGGCCGCACCGGTCGTGCCGGAGCGGAAGGCCGCGCGGTTTCGTTCTGCGCGGAAGATGAACGCGAGTTCCTGCGCGAGATCGAGAAAGTCATCAAGATGCCGGTCCCGCGCTGGGACGACCACCAGTGGCACGACGAGGCCCTCGCCGACCGTCACCTCCGTCTCCGCACCGGCGGCGGCATGGTGCAGGGCGGCGGAAACCGCGGCCGTCAGGGTGGCGGACGTCAAGGCGGAGGAAACCGCAATGGTGGTGGCGGTGGACGTGGCGCCGAAGGCCGCGACTACAGCAACGCCTCGCGCGGAAACAACCGCCGTCGCCCCGCGTCACGATAAGCAACCGCGGCGACGCGTCCGAGACCACCGCAAGCCGGATACGAATCAACAACGCGCCGCCCGCTCCGGCCACGTCATGAGAATGACTGGCCGGGCGGGCGGCGTTTTATTTTCGCAATTCCCCCTCAAACGCAACGGCAGAAAGCGTTTGAGCCACGGAAGGGACGCTCCATCGTATGGCAGCGTTCCAACGACGTATCCGCCCTTCACATGAATTCACCCTCCCACCAAAATGCCACCGGTTCTCCGGCTTCCAACGACACACTGGCCGGTCTTCGTCTGGCCACCCGCATCGCCTTTTTTGTCGCCGGAATGGGGGTCGCCTGCTGGGCGCCGCTCGTGCCCTACGCCAAGGCGAAGCTCGGCCTGGACGAGGCCGGTCTTGGCATGATGCTGCTGTTTTTGGGTGCGGGTTCCGTCTCGGCCATGCCGGTGGCTGGCGGGTTGGCAGGCAGGTTCGGCAGCCGCGCCGTCATCCTCGGTGGATTGACCGCGCTGGCCCTGGTGCTTCCCCTTCTGTCGGTCGTGACAACTCCCTGGCAGCTGTCCGTCACCCTCGCCTTGTTCGGAGCCTCTCTGGGGGCGGTGGATGTGGCGGCGAACATCCATGGGGTGGAAGTGGAACACCGTGCGGGTGTCCCGCTGATGTCGAACTTCCACGGTTTCTATAGTATCGGCGGCCTGACCGGTTCGGGAGCGATGACACTCCTGCTCACAAACGGCGTCCCTCCATGGATGGCCACACTGTCGGCTTCGGTGCTGGGTGCTGCCTGTGTGCTCATTGCCGCTCCACGGCTGCTTGCGACGCGGCCGGAAGCGGGAACGCCTTTTTTCGTCAGGCCCCGGGGCGTCGTCCTCCTGATCGGGTGCCTCACCTTCATCATCTTCCTGCTGGAGGGCTCTCTCCTGGACTGGAGCGCCGTGCTCCTCAAAGAGGAGAGAGGGATGCCCGAAAGCCTGGCAGGAACCGGTTTCGCCCTGTTCTCGCTGGCCATGGCCATCGGACGCTTGACGGGTGACCGGCTCACCGCACGCTGGGGCGGCAAGAGAATGCTCCTCCATGGGTCGATTCTAACGTCGGCCGGGCTGGTGTGGCTGATCCTGGCTCCCGGCGCGACAGCCGCACTGATCGGCTTTCCCATCATCGGCCTGGGAGCGGCGAACCTGGTTCCCGTCCTGTTCAGCGCCACCAGCAGGCAGACCGTCATGCCGAAGGATCTCGCCATTTCCGCCATCAGCGTGATGGGTTACGCGGGTATTCTTGCCGGGCCCGCGGCGATCGGTTTCGTCGCCGGATTCATCGGTCTTGAAGGAGTCTTCGGCTTGCTCGCCGCGGCGGTCCTGGCTCTCGCCTTCTTTTCGCGCATCGGATCCGCGGTCCGGTGATCCCATCCCCGGGCGGAGGACCATGAGCGTGCCGGTTGAAATGTCTCCGGACGGGTCCGGGTCCCGCATACGACGCCTCCGACCAGCAAAAAGCCCGGCAGTCCCCCTGCCGGGCTTTTCCATTATTACCCATACTATATATACCCTGGAAAAATCATATCCGGCGGCGACGAAGAACGGCCAGCAATCCCAACGAACCGAGAAGAACACCCGCGGGCTCCGGAACAGCGACCAATGCGATGTTGTTTCCTCCGAACGCATAATCGATCTGATAACCGCCAGGCAGATTCAGCACCGACGAAAACGCCGCACCCGTCAGGGAACCATAGCTCGCGAAAACATAGGCTGCGTCATCCAGCGCCGCACCGCCACCAACCAGAGACAGGTCCAGGGTCGCGTTGGAAATATCAAGATTTCCCGCCGCAGCCAGCAGATCGATCGTTCCCGCGCCCGTGCCATCGAACTGGGTGAGCAGGCGGCCGTTGATCACCGCCGAGCCGACTCCCAACGACTCGATTCCGTTGTCACCTGCCGCAAGAAACGCGGTGGACGCCACGGTCACCGAACCACCGAGGGTTCCCGTCCCACCCAAGGTCGCCGTGCCGTTCACGACGGTCGTGGTGTTGCCGAGCGAACCGTTCACCAGCAGAGTACCCGCGCTGACTAGGGTGGCTCCGGTGTAGGTGCTGTTGTTGGTCAGGGTCAGGGTTCCGGTGCCCTCGTGGACCAGCGACCCGATCCCCGAAACGACGTAACCGGCCGCATAGGTATCCGTGCGGTTGAAAGACAGGTTTCCATTGTTGATGATGGAGGTGCTGCCAACCGATCCCACGGTCCCCCCGTTTCCGAGCTGGAACGTTCCTTCGTTGATCCGCGTGACACCCGAATAACCACTCGCGGAGGCGATCACTACGGTGCCAGCCCCCGTTTTCGTCAGGGACGAGGCGGAGTTGTTGTTGATGATGGTTGTATTGAAAACCAGTCTTCCACTCGTGTTCAACTGGTGGAGATAAAGCTCGCCTCCATTGGAACCGGCGCGCAACCCGCCCGACCCATTGTAGAAAATATCCTGTGCTCCGACATTGGAGGTGACGATGATGTGTGGCAGGGTGCCCAGACGCCCGGCCGACGAGGTATCGACCGTCCAGCTCGAGGCCTGCGTGTTCGCCGCATTGAAACGCACGCCGTTGGTAAGGGTGAGACTGTTGCTGTGGCGGTAGGCCTGGGTCGATCCCGCCGTCGTCGTCTGCACATCGATGCCCACCACCGTTCCGCTGGAGTTTCCTCCGGCGGGATTGACATAGGTGAAAACCGACGTGGCGTTCACCACGTTTTTCGAAGCATCGAGCGCCGCGACATCCACACCGTTCAAGGTCGCGAACGACAGGCGCGAGGTGGTGGTGCCGCTGGAAACGTTGATCAGTCCGCTGCCCGCTGTGGAAAGGTTCGCCACCCCTCCGCCACCCCCTGTCAATGTGCCGCCGATCGTCAGTTGGACACCATTGCCCACCTGCCATGACTGCGAAGTGTTCTGGAGCAATGTCACACCACTTCCAATAGCCAGATTCCGGGTGGCGGCGCTCATGTCGATCCCTGACGACCCCAGGGTGAGCACACTTCCGGATCCGATGCCCACGTCTCCCCCCGGATCAACCACCTTCAAACCCTTCCATGACAGGTTTCCTCCGAGAATGGTGGAATTTCCGCCTGTCACCGCGCTGTTCCATTCCGCGACATCCGCCGTCCCGGGAACCACATCACCGAGCCATGCTCCCGATAGATTCAGGTTTGTGGCGTTATCCGCCTTGTTGACCGTCGCGCCGTGCGCGGAAAGGCAGAGATATAGGAAACCTGCGGGGGCAAGCGGACGAAGTACAGACGATTGACGGGTTTTCATGGAATGAGGGGGAAATCCGATAGGTTTTTTGATACGGTCGATTTCCAATGTGGTGATTCAATCCACTCCCCGCATGATCAACAATTAACCAAAAAGGAGTATGGGTATCGTCTGATCAATGATGGATGCCCCTGCATCGCCATTACCAAACTCCCATCTAGGGGATGATGGCGACACGATAGAACATCCCCCCTCCGGTCCTGACCACGGAATAACTGGTGCTCTTCGCAGGAGCGGCAGAACCGGGAACAGTGGTGAGAGGGCTCCAACCATCGAGCAGGATGCCGCTGGTCTGGATCTGATAGATTTTCCCGGGAATGCTCGGCCAGGAGAGGGCGAACCGGGTGTCGTCCAGCGGCGACAGCGTCGCGGCGAAGCGTGAGATTCCGCTCGAGGGATTCGTACCCGCGAGATACTCCACGGCATTGTCCTGCCCGTCTCCATCATCATCTCCGTCCGGGAGCCTGGCAAGATTTCCGAAATGAAACGCCTCCCATGAATCCGGCAGACCGTCTTCATCGGAGTCATCGATGACAAGATCCACCCGCCCCGGAGCACTCAGGGAGAGATGCGCGTCCACACCCGCCGGAACACCTGTTAGAGAAACGTCGCCCGAAAGCTCGCCACCGCACGTGAGCAATGGATAACGTCCGAAGGTGGTCTCCGGTGCGAGAGCGATCTGGATACTCCCCGCAAGCTGCAAATCGCCCGCGACCGCCAAAAGGTCCGATGAAACGCCGCCGCGCAGTTTCATGACGGAGGAGCTGTCAAAGCTCGCGTTCCCCGTAACCACGAGAGTGCCCGGCGTGCCAGTGGCGAATCCCCGCCCGATCACCACCCCGTCCGGATTCAGGTCCGCGGCGATCGTGCCATGACCGGAAATGAGGCCCCTTCCACCGACGGATTCCGCCCCAAAGGTTCCGCCTGACAAAACGAGTGCGGCGCCCTCTGCGACGGTCGTCTCAGCCGATGAAATCGTCTTTCCCGCGATGGCCAGCGTGCCAGATTCGATCCGGAAACCGCCTGTGAAATTCGAATTTCCACCGAGCGTCCACGTCCCGCTGCCGGTCTTGACCAGATCCAGGCCGGAGAGATCTCCCGCGTTTGAAATCGTTCCCGCAAACGTGGTGGAGGTATCCAACCCGCCGACAACGTAGGTGGTGACGGTATTTCCACTGCCACTCTGACGACCGTCGAGATGCGTGTTCCCACCACCGGAAACCGCGCCGAGGTGGATGACGATGCCTCCGTTCCGGTTGTTCAGATAGGCGGAACCGGTGCCGAGATCGAAGTGGGTGTCCGCGCTTCCGAAGTTCACATCCGCCGCGGCGCTGCTGTTCGAATTGAGCCGGACCGTTCCCGAACCGGAACCGAATGAAAGCGTGCCGGAAAAACCATCCATCGGACCGTTGATGCTCAGGATGCCTTCGACACCGCTGAGATCGATGTTGGCATTCCCCACACTGGACAGCGTGCCTGTTGTGGGATTCAGGATCGCGGAATTCCCGCCGGTGTTGGTAATCCTGCTGTTCCCTGTGAACACCATGGAATTAGAAAGGAAGATGGCCGAGGGAAATGAAAGCGTGCCGCCATTCACAGCGATAACGCCGGTGCCGAGAGGCGTGTTGGTGTTCGCCAACCTGAGGGTCCCCGCGTTGAGCGTGGTTCCTCCGCTGAAGGTGTTCGCGGCGCTGTTGCCGATCGTGAAAATACCGCCCCCGCTTTTTATCAATCCTCCGACGCCGCCGAGAACTCCTGATCCGCCCAACGTGTAGGCCAAGGTGTTGTTCGCCGCGGTGACACGGGCCGGCTGCAACGTGCCGGCCAGGCTCACGGATCCGGACGCCGCGCCATCCGGGAACGTGACCAGGTCCAGATTGCTGAAAGTATCGGGTGACGCGCCGGACCAGTTGCCTGCGGTCGCGTTCAGGTCCCATATTCCGCCATTGACACCGGTCCATGTGAGGTTGCCCGCGTTTCCCGTGACGGTGAGTTTCACATAACCCGGTGTGGTGCCGGACGAAGGGCGGGATAGCGAAAATGTCTGGCGAGTGGTCCCGGTCGGAGCAGGAAGAACCGGCACCATGGTCAACCCGCTCACGGATTGCGTGGCACCCCCGTCGATCAGATTATAAACACCCGCCCCGAGGGAGCCGTCGACGAAGTTCAGTTGGAAATTCACCGTGCCGCTGAGATTCGTGGAAGTGCCGGCGGCGACGGTGATCCTGTCATTGGTTCCGCCCGGATTCGAGGAAAGGTCGTAAACCAGCGTGCCGGAAGACACGGTGAGTCCGCCATTCGCGGGAAGGGCCCGGTAGGGTGTCGCGGAGTTTCCCGGATTGATGCGGGCGCCACTGTTGATGGTGACCAGCCCGCCGAAGGTTCCATTCCCCACCAGCGTGGCACCGCCGCCCACGGTGACAGGCGACAAGGACAACGCGCCATCCACCGCGAGCGTTCCTCCGCTGACGGTCGTCGCACCGCTGTGGATGTTCGTTCCGGTGATGGTAAGGGTGCCTCCACCGGTTTTCGTCAGCAGGGTCGGACTGTTCGATCCATCCGCGCGCGTGCCATCCATGATCGCTCCCGCGAAGGTCGAGGAGGTGCCCAGACCACCGACGGACCACGTGGTCGCGCCGCCTCCGTTGAGATAGTTGCTTCTCAGGCGCGAATTCGCATCACCGCCCAGTTGGCCGATGGGGTAGGTGTTCCCTCCGGAATTGTTCGTGGTGAAGAGATCGATGCCGGAGAGGTTCACCCTCGCGCTGCCGAAGCCGTTGAAGGATCCGCCATTCGCCCTGAAAGCGATCCGCCCCGCGTTGCCCGGAGATGTCGCGCCACCGGAAAGATTGACCGTTCCGGTGCAACCCGCGGAGGCACCATCGAGATACACACGCCCCTCCGTTCCGAGGTTTGATGGTGAAAAGATGTTGAAAATTCCCCCTCCGGACAACGAACCATTCAGTTCGACGCGTTGGGAAAGGTTGATGTTCCCCACCGATCCGGCGTCCACCTGGATGTTCGGGTTGATCCCCAGCGTCGTATTTCCATATGCGGAGGTAAGCGTGCTCCCTCCGGAAAAACGGATGGTGCCGCCTGCCAGACCGCCGCCAGGATTGAGGACCGTCTCCCCGCCATTGAGAAAACTTCCAAGCGAAAAACTCACCGGCGTGGCGAGCGTGAGCTTGGTATCCCCCGCCTTGGTGAGCGTGCCGGTGGATGCGAGTGATCCGCTGCCGCCGAACGTGTAGTTTTTCGTCCCCGTCACCAGTACCGAACCGGACGTCTGCGACGTGGTGATGTTCACAGCGGGTGTCGCGGAGCCGCGGTCGTCGAAAAGCGCCGTGTCCCCTGTGGCGAAAGCCGTGAGCGCACCGGAGGGTTGTTTCCAGTTCGCCGCCGCGTCATTCCAGGCGTTGGTGGAACCGTCGCCGTTCCAGATCAGGTCGCGCGGCGCTGAGGCAGAGGAAATGAGCAGTGCGAACTGCTGCGTCCACTGGCTGCCGTCGGCATCCACCACGGTGAACAGGAATCCCGCTCGGCCGGTGGCGTTCGGAGTGGGGATGAATTTCACCACCGGCCCGGTGGCGGATGGCGTGGTGCCGTCGGCCAGAAACTGCAGCACCGTGCCATTGACCACTCCGCTGACAGTGTAGGCCGGAGATTTGGTGAATCCCTCGGTGTATTTCCGCAGGTTGACGGTCTGCGACGAGGGCGAGCCCGCGACATTCTTCACAACCGTGGCATGCGGCACCGCGAGGAAATGCAGGTATTCCTCAAGGTAGGTGTAGCCAACGGGTGTGCCGGCCGGGAAAAACGTGTTGCCGAGCTGGCCTGCGGTGAAGACGTTATTATGATCGTCTCCGGAAACATTGTAGGCCATTCCGTTCACGCCGTTGAGGGTGGACTCCCATGCGTCCGGCATGCCGTCCAGATCGACATCGGTGGGAGGCGTGGTGCCGTTCAACGTGCCGAAGCCATAGTTGGTGATGTTATAGGGAGGATTGGCGAGATTCGCCTCTCCATTGCCCGGAGTGGTCTCTCCCGCGATGTTGCCATCCTTCTGCACGAGGATGCTCTGCTGGTTGACCACGCTGTCCACCAACAGGGTGTCGAGTTCGTCCCGCAACAGTCCGCTGTGGTTCGCATCCAGCCGCAACGCACCGGACGCGGACAACACCTTCTTGTAAGCGGTGAGCGGACCGTCGATCCTGACTGCGGAACCGCCCGTGGCTCCGGGAAAGGGTGTGGCGGATTTGTAATACCGGTTCGCCCCCACGGCATCGCCGGGTGCGAACTCCGCTCCATCCACGATGCCATACCCCTTGTCCGTGCCGTTCAGCACGCCGTCGCCGTCCGCGTCGTGGAGCGTGTCCGCGAGATACAGGCTGAAATTCGGCACATTGTTCGAGGCGACCCGTGCCTTGGTGAGCCCCTTGTTTCTCAATGAATAGCCCGTGTCAGGATCATTGATGGAGATATAGTAATTCCCGATGACGTTCGCCTTCCAGTTCGCCGGGGTTTCGGAATCCCCCATGATGAATCCCTCGTTCCGCCAGTGGTAGGTGACATTGTTGATCCACTCCAGCATCGCGGGACGGGCCTTCGGGTTTCTGGTGCGGTGGTGCGCCCACAGGGTATGGTGGCAGGAGCCGTTCCTGAGGTCCCACAATCCTCCGGCGTTGTGCCGCTCCATGCCCCACGAACTGGTGGAATACTGCATGGTGAAGTTGTCCAGGGCACTGTTGAAAAACGAGATGTTCTCGTCCGTGCTGAACATCATGGAAATGTGGTCGATGATGCTGTTCGACGCGCTGCTGTCCAGGTCGATGCAGTCCCCGCCGCTGCCGTTCTTCCCATGGCGGATGCGGAGGTGCCGCAGCACCGTGTTGTTTCCCGAGACACGCACGGTGCCGTTTCTCAATCCGATGCCATCCCCGGGCGCGGTCTGCCCCGCGATGGTGATCTTGTTCCGCACCATGCGGAACGCGATCCCGCCGGGCAGCGGGATGTAGCCGCTGACGGCGAAGACGATGGTCCGTCCGTTCGATGGAGCGGTCTCGACCCCGTTCCTCAGCGAGCCCGCCCCGCTGGCGTTCAGATTGGTCACATAGTAGACATCACCTCCACGACCGCCCGTGGCGTAGGCGCCGAACCCCTCCGCTCCGGGAAACGCGGGGATCTGTGCGGCGGCGGGCAGGATGGCCAGCAGTGAGAAATAGAGAAGGCGGGGAATCATGGGTTCGTGCGGAACGGAGCTGCGGGCAGGTCTTCGGTGTTATACAGGTTCGCGCCTGCCGGGTTGTCCCCCCACGCGTAGCGGACCTGGGTGGGCGAGGAAACCGAGGGACTGGAAACAACCACGCCGTCCCCCTCGATCGCCGCATCCGCCCAGACGAATTTGCCATCGCCGCCCGCGATCGCGAACTGCCCCAGTGTGCCACCCTTCGCCACCAGTCCGCCGCCGGTGTGGTCGAACCTGATTCGGATGCGGTTTCCTTCCACCGCACTTTCGCGGAAGATCGGACCGCTGGATTCACCGGACATTCCATAGGTCTTCACCAGCGCGAGACGGGCCAGGCGTTTCCCAACGTCCAGCTTGTTGCGGGGGTGGACGTCCTTTTCGTCACCGATGTCCGTGGTGACGACCATGCCGGTGTGCGGGATGGCAAGGGACTTCGCCTGTGCCTCGCGCATCTCGGTGAGCTGGCCGCCGCCGGGTTCCACAGAGGGCGTCTTGTGGGCGGCGAGCTGCACGAAGTAAAATGGCAGATCCGGATTTCCCCACAGGTCCCGCCAGTCCTCGATGAGTGACTGCTGCAGGTCGGCGTAGAGTTTGCGGGTGTTCATGTTCGACTCGCCCTGATACCAGATCGCCCCACGGATGGCGTAGGGCACGACCGGCGAGATCATGCCGTTGTGCAGGACGTAAGGATTGTGCTGGTCCTGGAATGGGTCGGGATTCTTCGGTGCCTTGCCGCCCTTGAATTTCGCGAGCGCCACACCGTAGTCGAGGAAGGGTTTTGGATCGTCGCGGAATGTCCGGTTTTTCGTGCTGAAATTTTTCAACAGATCCTTGAATTGCGGATGCGCCGCGAGCGTCTCCCCACGTATCCATGACTCGATGGTGCTCGCGCCATACGCGCAGGTCACGAGACCGACCGGCACCTTGAGGCGTTCCTGCAATCCCCTGCCGAAGTAATACGCGACCGCCGAGAAATCACCCGCCGTCTGAGGAGTGCAGATGGTCCACTTCCCCGGCACGTCCCGCTGGGGGAACTCGTTCATCTTCCACTCCGCGGAAAACGTGCGGAGTTGGGGATGATCCGCAGCGGCGACTTCCTTTTCCCAGTCGGTCGCACCGGAAAAGGACCGCTTTGCGGTTTTCGCCAACGTGAAATCCATGTTCGACTGCCCGGAGCAAAGCCACACCTCGCCGACCAGAACATCGCTGAAATCACGTGTCGCCGCGCCGGATGAAACCTTGAGCTGGTAAGGTCCGCCCGCGTCCAGTGATGGCAGTTCGATTTTCCATGTTCCGTCATCGCCAGCTTTCGTTGTGGCGGATTTCCCTGCAAGAGTCGCGGTTACCTCCGCCCCCGCTGTCGCCCGGCCCCATACGGGAATGGCCATGCCGCGCTGTAGAACCATGTGGTCCGAGAAAACCGATGGCAGCCACAGGTCCGCCGGATGAAGCGCGGCGCCGAGTTGGCAATCCGCCAGCCCACGGATCGCACCCGCCATCGCCTTCGCGTTGAAAGCCGCCCCCGCGGGCCCGGTGTGCGTGTGGTCCGTGCCGGCGAAAAGTGCGGCGGTCTTTTCCTGGCCGATGCCTTCGTAGCGGTCCGCGAGCAGGTTGTTGAAATCGATGAACGGCACCTTCTCCCCGGCCGCCACCTGCTTCGCCCATCCACCGTAATCCCTGTCGGACCTGCCGATCCTGCCC from Luteolibacter yonseiensis includes these protein-coding regions:
- a CDS encoding DEAD/DEAH box helicase — translated: MTPNQFEALPLAAPLQRVLRELNYTTPSPIQAQAIPILLEGRDLLGCAQTGTGKTASFALPILHAINERPKQVKPRQCRTLVLAPTRELAGQVGKSFSTYGAHIRFKQTLIYGGVGQNPQVSAMRGGVDVLVATPGRLIDLIEQRAVDLSGVEFFVLDEVDRMLDMGFARDVKKIVSLLPPYRQSLFFSATLAPTIVELAHTILRNPSRVTIDPGTTTAERIDHQVCFLDRENKRHLLEQLLRGQAEATEGKLTIVFSRTKHGANKLAKSLCEAGFPSEAIHGNKSQAQREKALEKFKKGLTPVLVATDVAARGVDVKDVGLVVNFDLPNEPEAYVHRIGRTGRAGAEGRAVSFCAEDEREFLREIEKVIKMPVPRWDDHQWHDEALADRHLRLRTGGGMVQGGGNRGRQGGGRQGGGNRNGGGGGRGAEGRDYSNASRGNNRRRPASR
- a CDS encoding MFS transporter, translating into MNSPSHQNATGSPASNDTLAGLRLATRIAFFVAGMGVACWAPLVPYAKAKLGLDEAGLGMMLLFLGAGSVSAMPVAGGLAGRFGSRAVILGGLTALALVLPLLSVVTTPWQLSVTLALFGASLGAVDVAANIHGVEVEHRAGVPLMSNFHGFYSIGGLTGSGAMTLLLTNGVPPWMATLSASVLGAACVLIAAPRLLATRPEAGTPFFVRPRGVVLLIGCLTFIIFLLEGSLLDWSAVLLKEERGMPESLAGTGFALFSLAMAIGRLTGDRLTARWGGKRMLLHGSILTSAGLVWLILAPGATAALIGFPIIGLGAANLVPVLFSATSRQTVMPKDLAISAISVMGYAGILAGPAAIGFVAGFIGLEGVFGLLAAAVLALAFFSRIGSAVR
- a CDS encoding beta strand repeat-containing protein, producing MKTRQSSVLRPLAPAGFLYLCLSAHGATVNKADNATNLNLSGAWLGDVVPGTADVAEWNSAVTGGNSTILGGNLSWKGLKVVDPGGDVGIGSGSVLTLGSSGIDMSAATRNLAIGSGVTLLQNTSQSWQVGNGVQLTIGGTLTGGGGGVANLSTAGSGLINVSSGTTTSRLSFATLNGVDVAALDASKNVVNATSVFTYVNPAGGNSSGTVVGIDVQTTTAGSTQAYRHSNSLTLTNGVRFNAANTQASSWTVDTSSAGRLGTLPHIIVTSNVGAQDIFYNGSGGLRAGSNGGELYLHQLNTSGRLVFNTTIINNNSASSLTKTGAGTVVIASASGYSGVTRINEGTFQLGNGGTVGSVGSTSIINNGNLSFNRTDTYAAGYVVSGIGSLVHEGTGTLTLTNNSTYTGATLVSAGTLLVNGSLGNTTTVVNGTATLGGTGTLGGSVTVASTAFLAAGDNGIESLGVGSAVINGRLLTQFDGTGAGTIDLLAAAGNLDISNATLDLSLVGGGAALDDAAYVFASYGSLTGAAFSSVLNLPGGYQIDYAFGGNNIALVAVPEPAGVLLGSLGLLAVLRRRRI